A portion of the Oryzias melastigma strain HK-1 linkage group LG1, ASM292280v2, whole genome shotgun sequence genome contains these proteins:
- the LOC112137573 gene encoding zinc finger protein 585A yields the protein MEEDVFMEPLPEPLLLILSPPPPFLPTVAQPVMVWPKWLKAFERYMQGLGERDLPDSSKLVLLKNCLGTEGERVFRILIRNESSYATAIAALTAHFNSSYTSQIHRLKFHQRVQMPGETVDQFVSALEELATPCKYRKSKHKVILDQLINKTNSPQLRESLTKRRADLTLATALAIARDTELLLEGSPQYHVHEVSVDIGEDFDPPVPVKRKRGRPRKEEQRVQAETRPAQPPVKPPMRKDEYYYSNDKLYYENDGEEPSPEVSNEVGSDSVDGENGAPMPLLRVKEEEASKDCDDVEDSGKNEEGGGENEEGRGENEEGGGENEEDGGENEEDDDDFMLPSLKPKGPVCPICPNRHFRNAHKLGRHMRSHTKEKPFICPVCSKAFSQTYHLTRHMRNLHGGAQYICPTCGESLGSCVELQKHKKTHQPKVLSCPECNKKFTDPEEFSAHVKLHDDASSSQEEDESRDQVNVKTEEIPDDHEDDASSDSDPEVLDSVSENAEAESETGDQMKQKATPKAKRDGHFCPICVNRRFKGSNKLARHMRAHTKEKPFTCPVCDMTFSQSYHMTRHVRNQHGHGKHICSKCGKSFDTWLDLKVHRKTHAIRGLTCFACDKQFKGETSLVNHLKLHRKVESSHRNLICNDCGKEFGRMYHLKRHLMTHRKGVTSECYTCPDCQKTFAFPEDLNKHLDNHVKENNGICPKCNESFTSAEDLEAHMSIHQKTYSCSICNKKFKVEYALKKHEQGHKAEQYFCSLCQKRFLKLSHYKRHILVHSRRESRCPHCDNVFLQLTAFKYHLRTHTEERPYQCICCIESFVEKEDLEQHCLKHRTFKKQKPYSCTRCDNAFSTLVELTEHMSLHEGEPPQTCPVCGKSFLNKNKLEKHMSIHTGERPHLCSICGNGFPSAASLKLHAYIHTGEKPFQCSQCLKKFSSKSGLRLHSRQHLDQRPSYECPECGRTYGRMTELKMHQRYHTGDKPYACTCCSKRFISKDKLNVHMRTHTGERPYSCPHCGQTFTQTGDRNRHISKQHSNLMQ from the coding sequence ATGGAGGAGGACGTCTTCATGGAGCCCCTCCCTGAGCCGCTCCTCCTAATCCTCTCCCCTCCTCCACCGTTTTTGCCCACTGTTGCTCAGCCGGTCATGGTTTGGCCCAAGTGGCTGAAAGCCTTTGAGCGCTACATGCAGGGGCTGGGTGAGAGGGACCTGCCAGACTCCAGCAAGCTGGTGCTCCTAAAGAACTGCCTCGGCACCGAAGGGGAGCGCGTCTTCAGAATTCTGATCCGAAATGAGAGCTCGTACGCCACTGCCATCGCGGCTCTGACCGCTCACTTCAACTCCAGCTACACGTCTCAGATCCACCGCCTCAAGTTCCACCAGAGGGTCCAGATGCCCGGAGAGACTGTCGATCAGTTCGTGTCCGCGTTAGAAGAACTGGCAACTCCTTGCAAATATCGAAAATCCAAGCACAAAGTTATCCTGGATCAGCTgatcaataaaacaaactccCCACAACTCCGGGAGAGTCTGACAAAGAGGAGGGCGGATCTGACCTTGGCCACGGCGTTGGCTATTGCTCGAGATACGGAGTTGCTCCTGGAAGGGTCTCCGCAGTACCACGTCCATGAGGTCAGCGTGGACATCGGAGAGGATTTTGACCCTCCTGTTCCAGTCAAGCGCAAAAGAGGACGACCTCGCAAAGAGGAGCAACGAGTTCAAGCCGAGACGCGTCCAGCTCAGCCCCCGGTGAAGCCACCTATGCGCAAAGACGAGTACTACTACAGCAACGATAAGCTGTATTATGAGAACGACGGGGAAGAGCCTTCTCCGGAGGTGTCCAACGAGGTTGGCAGTGACTCGGTTGATGGTGAAAATGGAGCTCCAATGCCGCTGCTGAGGGTGAAGGAGGAAGAGGCCAGCAAAGACTGTGATGATGTGGAAGACAGCGGCAAGAACGAAGAAGGCGGCGGCGAGAACGAAGAAGGCCGCGGCGAGAACGAAGAAGGCGGCGGCGAGAACGAAGAAGATGGTGGCGAGAACGAGGAAGACGATGACGACTTTATGTTGCCGTCTCTGAAGCCGAAAGGCCCCGTGTGCCCCATATGCCCCAACAGGCACTTCAGAAACGCACACAAACTGGGCAGACACATGAGGTCCCACACAAAGGAGAAGCCCTTCATCTGCCCAGTCTGCAGCAAGGCGTTCAGCCAGACCTACCACCTGACCCGACACATGAGGAACCTGCACGGTGGCGCCCAGTACATCTGCCCAACCTGCGGCGAGAGCCTGGGGAGCTGCGTAGAGCTCCAGAAGCACAAGAAGACGCACCAACCTAAAGTTCTGTCATGTCCGGAGTGCAATAAAAAATTCACCGACCCTGAGGAGTTTTCTGCTCACGTCAAGTTGCACGACGACGCCTCGTCTTCCCAAGAGGAGGATGAAAGTCGTGATCAAGTTAATGTAAAAACCGAGGAAATACCTGATGATCACGAAGACGATGCGTCTTCAGATTCAGACCCCGAGGTTCTTGACTCCGTGAGTGAAAACGCCGAAGCCGAGTCTGAAACTGGAGATCAAATGAAGCAAAAGGCAACACCAAAAGCTAAAAGAGATGGACATTTCTGCCCTATCTGTGTCAACCGGCGCTTCAAAGGATCCAACAAGCTGGCCAGACACATGAGGGCGCACACTAAAGAGAAACCCTTCACCTGCCCGGTGTGCGACATGACCTTCAGCCAGTCGTACCACATGACCAGACACGTGAGGAACCAGCATGGCCACGGTAAGCACATCTGCTCCAAGTGCGGGAAAAGTTTCGACACCTGGCTGGATTTGAAAGTGCACAGGAAGACCCACGCCATCAGGGGCTTGACGTGTTTCGCCTGCGATAAGCAGTTCAAAGGCGAAACCTCGCTCGTCAACCATCTCAAGCTGCACCGGAAGGTGGAGTCCTCGCATCGCAACCTCATCTGCAACGACTGCGGCAAGGAGTTTGGCCGAATGTACCATCTGAAAAGACATCTCATGACGCACCGGAAGGGAGTGACCTCTGAGTGCTACACGTGCCCCGACTGCCAGAAAACCTTTGCCTTCCCAGAAGACCTCAACAAGCATTTGGACAACCATGTGAAGGAGAACAATGGCATATGTCCAAAATGCAATGAGAGCTTCACCAGCGCAGAAGACCTAGAGGCTCATATGAGCATCCATCAGAAGACCTACTCCTGCAGCATCTGCAACAAGAAGTTTAAGGTGGAGTACGCTCTGAAGAAGCATGAGCAAGGCCACAAAGCTGAACAGTACTTCTGCTCTTTGTGCCAGAAGCGTTTCCTCAAGCTCTCCCACTATAAGAGGCACATATTGGTCCACAGCAGACGTGAGTCTAGATGCCCTCACTGCGACAACGTTTTCCTGCAGTTGACGGCCTTTAAATACCACCTACGGACTCACACTGAGGAGAGGCCCTACCAGTGCATCTGCTGTATCGAGTCCTTTGTCGAGAAGGAGGATCTGGAGCAGCACTGCCTCAAACACAGAACGTTCAAGAAGCAGAAGCCCTACTCCTGCACCCGCTGTGACAACGCCTTCTCCACGCTGGTGGAGCTGACCGAACACATGAGCCTGCACGAGGGGGAGCCGCCGCAAACCTGCCCCGTGTGCGGCAAGAGTTTCCTGAACAAGAACAAGCTGGAGAAGCACATGAGCATCCACACCGGCGAGAGGCCTCACCTGTGCTCCATCTGCGGCAACGGCTTCCCCTCCGCCGCCAGCCTCAAGCTGCACGCCTACATCCACACGGGGGAGAAGCCCTTCCAGTGCTCGCAGTGCCTCAAGAAGTTCAGCTCCAAAAGCGGCCTGCGCCTGCACAGCCGCCAGCATTTGGACCAGCGACCCAGCTACGAGTGTCCCGAGTGCGGGAGGACGTACGGGCGCATGACGGAGCTGAAGATGCACCAGCGCTACCACACCGGGGACAAACCCTACGCCTGCACCTGCTGCTCCAAGCGTTTCATCAGCAAGGACAAGCTGAACGTTCACATGAGGACGCACACGGGGGAGAGGCCCTACTCCTGTCCCCACTGTGGACAGACGTTTACGCAGACCGGGGACAGAAACAGACACATCAGTAAACAGCACAGCAACCTGATGCAGTGA
- the gpank1 gene encoding G patch domain and ankyrin repeat-containing protein 1, whose product MAAFGFTRASNEDVFSVKVEDSVSKISTKVSGEEVRHFYEDLIRTDGDGRRNTKARKEYGHERQKNRKRRRVRAAAVQQAAPESVGTGGETESNQSRESGSERTQELQGLRLLRCAHEGDTAGIRDLLSKGADINYQDTFLWTAVMCAAWSGQRSAVRLLLRHGAAWVGVVDTQGRDAQDLALEAGHRGVLEELMNNGRSPERESSADDSAVQPQWCATCSTHYRSSTSSHLSSTLHQFNLHRPPPTPYYCLPPSSNSYKMMLRCGWKPGTGLGPEGEGPQQPVPTVLKRDQQGLGYGQTKKAKVTHFRAKDQDAVKLPCRERTEMGLKGQRKEEARRKEQRDKNWERDFRSSFYL is encoded by the exons ATGGCTGCTTTTGGTTTTACCCGAGCCAGCAACGAAGATGTTTTTAGCGTTAAAGTTGAAGACTCTGTCTCTAAAATCAGCACCAAAGTCAGCGGGGAAGAAGTCCGACACTTCTACGAAGACCTGATCAGAACCGATGGAGATGGAAGGAGAAACACCAAAGCTAGAAAGGAATATGGCCACGAGAGACAGAAGaacagaaagaggaggagagtCAGGGCTGCTGCAGTTCAGCAGGCTGCACCTGAATCTGTCGGGACTGGAGGTGAAACCGAGTCCAACCAGAGCAGGGAGTCCGGGTCAGAGAGGACCCAGGAGCTGCAGGGACTCCGGCTGCTGCGTTGTGCTCATGAGGGAGACACAGCTGGCATCAGAGACCTGCTCTCAAAGGGAGCTGACATTAACTACCAG GATACATTTCTGTGGACCGCTGTGATGTGTGCAGCCTGGTCCGGACAAAGATCTGCAGTGAGGCTGCTGCTCAGACATGGAGCAGCCTGGGTGGGAGTGGTTGACACTCAGGGAAGGGATGCCCAGGACCTGGCGTTAGAAG CTGGACACAGAGGAGTGTTGGAAGAGTTGATGAACAATGGGAGAAGTCCAGAGAGAGAATCATCAGCTGATGACAG TGCCGTGCAGCCTCAGTGGTGCGCTACGTGTTCGACTCACTACAGAAGCAGCACTTCATCACATCTGTCTTCCACCCTGCACCAGTTCAACCTGCATCGTCCGCCACCCACTCCCTACTACTGCCTTCCCCCGTCCAGCAACAGCTACAAGATGATGCTCCGCTGTGGCTGGAAACCAGGCACAGGCCTGGgaccagagggggaggggcctcAGCAGCCAGTGCCCACTGTGCTGAAGAGAGACCAACAAGGCCTGGGTTACGGACAGACGAAAAAAGCCAAAGTCACACACTTCCGAGCCAAGGATCAGGATGCCGTGAAGCTGCCGTGCAGGGAGAGAACGGAGATGGGACTGAAAGGACAGAGAAAAGAGGAAGCCAGAAGGAAAGAGCAAAGAGACAAAAACTGGGAAAGAGATTTCCGTTCATCGTTTTATCTCTGA